A stretch of the Capsicum annuum cultivar UCD-10X-F1 chromosome 8, UCD10Xv1.1, whole genome shotgun sequence genome encodes the following:
- the LOC107840185 gene encoding zinc finger protein ZAT6, with translation MALEALKSPMAAPPRYEDDVDDAHNMDSWAKGKRSKRPRVENPPTEEEYLALCLIMLARSGTGKETGTGNVTEPGSSGVSVHEEPEKKTAELPLVRYTEKTEQAYKCSVCDKAFSSYQALGGHKASHRKLPTAATTGVASDDNNPSTSTSTSGGAGGGGGNISVLNPSGRSHVCSICHKAFPTGQALGGHKRRHYEGKLGGNNRDNGIGGGGGVHSGSVVTTSDGGASTHTPRDFDLNMPPSPELQLDLRIDCGMKSQRMIEQEVESPMPTKKPRLFFSMD, from the coding sequence ATGGCTCTTGAAGCTTTGAAGTCACCCATGGCGGCGCCACCCCGCTACgaagatgatgttgatgatgCTCATAATATGGATTCTTGGGCTAAAGGAAAAAGATCTAAACGACCCCGTGTTGAAAACCCACCAACTGAAGAAGAGTATTTAGCTCTCTGTCTTATCATGCTTGCTCGAAGCGGAACCGGAAAAGAGACTGGAACTGGAAACGTGACTGAACCCGGTTCGAGTGGTGTTTCTGTTCATGAAGAGCCGGAGAAGAAAACCGCCGAGTTGCCGCTGGTTCGTTATACAGAGAAGACGGAGCAAGCGTACAAGTGTAGCGTGTGTGACAAGGCGTTCTCTtcttatcaagcacttggtgggCATAAAGCAAGTCACCGTAAACTTCCTACTGCTGCCACCACCGGCGTCGCCTCTGATGATAACAATCCGTCGACGTCAACTTCCACAAGCGGCGGTGCTGGCGGCGGCGGAGGAAATATCTCTGTGCTGAATCCGAGTGGCCGTTCACACGTGTGTTCTATTTGTCACAAGGCTTTCCCGACTGGTCAAGCTTTGGGTGGACACAAACGCCGTCACTACGAAGGCAAACTCGGCGGTAACAACCGTGACAACGGCATTGGAGGAGGTGGCGGCGTTCATAGTGGAAGCGTTGTGACTACTTCAGACGGCGGCGCGTCGACTCACACGCCGCGTGACTTTGACCTGAACATGCCTCCCTCGCCGGAATTGCAATTGGATCTGAGAATTGACTGTGGAATGAAAAGTCAACGTATGATTGAACAAGAAGTTGAAAGTCCTATGCCTACAAAGAAACCGCGTTTATTTTTCTCTATGGATTGA